A stretch of the Porifericola rhodea genome encodes the following:
- a CDS encoding succinylglutamate desuccinylase/aspartoacylase family protein has translation MSEESKRPENQQTNVLHIAGQPILPGEEVMIDLSFARLPSRTEIDIPILISRAKKPGPTLLLMAGLHGDEINGIEIVRRIRDQGFHQPKKGTVICIPLLNIFGFVHFSRTVPDGKDVNRSFPGAKNGSLASRVAYVLMNEVIPHIDYGIDFHTGGASRANIPQVRCNFENETSKELALAFDAPYMLHSKLIKGSLRHAAHKKGKSIIIYEGGESLRLNERAIQVGINGTRRLMKYLGMLKTQPKSPAKSIVIHKRKWIRARHAGLFHSMVKLGATVKKGEKLGYITDPIGDFEMFVKSPEHAHVIGLNNNPVVNQGDALLHLGINS, from the coding sequence ATGTCAGAAGAAAGTAAACGTCCAGAAAATCAACAGACCAATGTGCTTCATATTGCCGGGCAGCCTATTTTACCCGGAGAAGAAGTAATGATAGATTTGAGCTTTGCCCGCCTGCCGTCTCGTACCGAAATAGATATTCCTATACTAATAAGCCGGGCAAAAAAACCGGGACCTACACTTCTGCTGATGGCAGGCCTGCATGGCGATGAGATTAACGGAATAGAGATTGTACGTCGTATACGTGATCAGGGATTTCATCAGCCCAAAAAAGGAACTGTAATCTGTATTCCTCTGCTCAATATCTTTGGCTTTGTGCATTTCTCTCGTACAGTACCAGATGGCAAGGATGTTAACCGCTCCTTCCCCGGCGCAAAAAACGGCTCGCTGGCCAGCAGGGTTGCCTATGTGCTGATGAATGAAGTAATTCCGCACATAGACTATGGTATAGATTTTCATACCGGAGGAGCCAGCCGGGCCAATATCCCCCAGGTGCGTTGCAACTTTGAGAATGAAACCAGTAAAGAGCTGGCGCTGGCTTTTGATGCGCCTTATATGCTGCACTCCAAATTAATTAAAGGCTCGCTCAGGCATGCCGCTCATAAAAAAGGAAAGAGTATTATCATTTATGAAGGCGGAGAATCTTTACGCCTAAACGAAAGAGCCATACAGGTAGGAATTAATGGTACACGCAGACTTATGAAGTACCTGGGCATGCTAAAAACGCAACCTAAAAGTCCTGCTAAAAGCATAGTAATTCATAAAAGAAAGTGGATAAGAGCTCGCCATGCCGGGCTGTTTCATTCTATGGTAAAGTTGGGAGCAACCGTTAAAAAAGGCGAAAAACTGGGCTATATTACTGACCCTATCGGAGACTTTGAGATGTTTGTAAAATCTCCAGAACATGCGCACGTGATTGGCCTGAATAATAATCCCGTAGTCAACCAGGGGGATGCTTTACTACACCTGGGAATTAACTCATGA
- a CDS encoding GAF domain-containing protein yields the protein MSLIQKLTSIGAYSELDEEVRSKIVLANKINLFLITGCLFLVLIIYPHKEILALTIIAASSYMLFMLFSYLKLNGLSRFMTAVAGIFVNSYTHAVMLPPGHSPSPSLIAMSMAQIPLAFVLFHYKERKKIIAAILVDILLIGSYKFAGPWLYHGYEYVQNDNPTNHYYIVMMSACIAVGALYLQLVSIIKATQTSQKALASLEEHKVEMEHTQQQLQKTLEEVQEARKEDDKRNWVSTGLARFTEMLRTHNELEQTYDDLISELVRYVSANQAALFVLNKEEDERSYLSMAACYAYDRKKHIEKHIEIGQGMIGQTFLEGETLKLTEIPQGYIQITSGLGEAPPDHLLIVPLKVNDEVEGILEVASFQSLEPYQVAFLEKLGETLASAIANNRITATTRSLLEKFKLQSEELQNHEEEMRQNMEELQATQEEMQRKEREYIERIQQLEQQ from the coding sequence ATGAGCTTAATTCAAAAACTCACTTCTATCGGAGCTTACTCTGAGCTTGACGAAGAAGTAAGGAGTAAAATTGTACTGGCCAATAAGATTAATCTATTCTTAATTACAGGCTGCCTGTTTCTGGTACTTATTATTTACCCTCACAAAGAAATATTAGCCCTTACCATTATTGCTGCCAGTTCCTACATGCTATTTATGTTGTTTAGCTATTTAAAGCTGAACGGGCTTTCGCGATTTATGACGGCAGTAGCTGGTATATTTGTTAACAGCTATACACATGCGGTAATGTTGCCTCCTGGTCATTCGCCTTCTCCCAGTCTTATTGCTATGAGTATGGCACAGATTCCTTTGGCTTTTGTGCTCTTCCACTATAAGGAGCGTAAAAAGATAATTGCCGCTATTCTGGTAGATATACTACTGATTGGTAGCTACAAATTTGCAGGGCCCTGGCTGTATCATGGTTACGAATATGTACAGAATGATAATCCTACCAACCACTACTACATAGTAATGATGAGTGCCTGTATAGCGGTAGGCGCTTTGTACCTGCAACTGGTTTCTATTATCAAGGCTACACAGACCAGCCAGAAGGCGCTGGCTAGTCTGGAAGAACACAAAGTTGAAATGGAGCATACCCAGCAACAACTACAAAAAACATTGGAAGAGGTGCAGGAAGCGCGCAAAGAAGATGATAAAAGAAACTGGGTGTCTACAGGTTTGGCCAGGTTTACAGAAATGCTTCGTACTCATAATGAGCTGGAGCAGACTTATGATGATCTGATCTCAGAACTGGTTCGGTATGTTAGTGCCAACCAGGCGGCGCTTTTTGTGCTAAATAAAGAGGAGGATGAACGCTCCTATCTTAGTATGGCTGCCTGCTATGCCTACGATCGTAAAAAACACATAGAAAAGCATATTGAAATTGGCCAGGGCATGATAGGGCAAACATTTCTGGAAGGGGAAACATTAAAGCTGACCGAAATACCGCAGGGCTACATACAAATTACTTCCGGACTGGGCGAAGCTCCTCCTGATCATTTACTAATTGTGCCTCTTAAGGTAAATGATGAAGTAGAAGGTATACTGGAGGTTGCTTCCTTTCAGTCTTTAGAGCCTTACCAAGTTGCTTTTCTGGAGAAGTTGGGAGAGACTCTGGCCTCAGCCATTGCTAATAACCGCATTACTGCAACTACTCGAAGTCTGCTGGAAAAGTTTAAGCTTCAGTCTGAGGAGTTGCAAAACCACGAGGAAGAGATGCGGCAGAATATGGAGGAGCTGCAAGCCACTCAGGAAGAGATGCAGCGCAAAGAACGTGAGTACATTGAGCGTATTCAGCAGTTAGAGCAGCAATAA
- the pruA gene encoding L-glutamate gamma-semialdehyde dehydrogenase: MSTGFYKVPTPSNEPVYDYAPGTPQREALQATLKAMKEAPVEVPLYIGSEQIKTENKKRLAPPHDHQFTLGHYHEGDASHVQQAIDSALNVKESWENMSWEHRASIFLKAAELISGPYRYQMNAATMLGQSKTAHQSEIDAVCELIDFLRFNVHYMSEIYGQQPPISPKGIWNRLEQRPLEGFVFAITPFNFTAIAGNLPASPAMMGNVVVWKPAETQIYAANLLMKIFREAGLPDGVINLVNVDGPVAGEVVFNHPDFAALHFTGSTKVFKHLWKTIGNNIDKYRSYPRIVGETGGKDFVVAHPSADTKAVATALVRGAFEFQGQKCSAASRAYIPNNLWEEIRGYVLADHKNLTVGDVQDFSHFMGAVISETAFDKIAGYIDYAKESDMAEVIAGGEYDKSKGYFIQPTIIVAHDPKFKTMEEEIFGPVLTIYLYQAERFEETLELVDQTSPYALTGAIFSQDRAAIELGMRKLRHAAGNFYINDKPTGAVVGQQPFGGARGSGTNDKAGAMINLLRWVSPRTIKEAFVPPVDYRYPYMG, encoded by the coding sequence ATGTCTACAGGATTTTATAAAGTTCCTACACCAAGCAACGAACCCGTATACGATTATGCGCCTGGTACGCCCCAGAGAGAGGCTTTGCAGGCTACCCTGAAAGCTATGAAAGAAGCACCCGTAGAGGTTCCTCTTTACATTGGAAGCGAACAGATAAAAACTGAAAATAAAAAAAGACTTGCTCCTCCTCACGATCATCAGTTCACACTGGGCCATTACCATGAGGGTGATGCGTCTCATGTACAGCAGGCAATAGATTCTGCACTGAATGTGAAAGAAAGCTGGGAAAATATGTCATGGGAGCATCGTGCCAGTATCTTCTTAAAAGCAGCGGAGCTTATCTCCGGCCCCTATCGCTACCAGATGAATGCGGCTACCATGCTGGGTCAGTCTAAAACTGCCCACCAGTCTGAGATTGATGCTGTATGCGAGCTGATAGACTTTCTGCGCTTTAATGTGCACTATATGTCTGAAATTTATGGCCAACAGCCTCCAATCTCTCCAAAAGGTATCTGGAACCGCCTCGAGCAGCGTCCACTGGAAGGTTTTGTCTTCGCAATTACGCCTTTCAACTTTACAGCTATCGCTGGCAACCTGCCTGCTTCACCTGCCATGATGGGCAATGTAGTTGTATGGAAGCCTGCTGAAACCCAGATCTATGCAGCTAATCTGCTGATGAAAATTTTTCGCGAAGCAGGACTACCCGATGGGGTTATCAATCTTGTTAATGTGGATGGTCCGGTAGCCGGAGAAGTTGTATTTAATCATCCTGATTTTGCCGCGCTGCACTTTACCGGAAGTACTAAAGTATTCAAACACTTATGGAAAACAATAGGAAACAATATAGATAAGTACCGCTCTTACCCCCGTATTGTGGGCGAGACCGGAGGTAAAGACTTTGTAGTAGCTCACCCTTCTGCCGACACCAAAGCTGTAGCTACCGCCCTGGTGCGAGGAGCTTTTGAGTTTCAGGGCCAGAAATGTTCTGCGGCCTCTCGTGCCTACATACCCAACAATCTGTGGGAAGAGATCAGAGGTTACGTACTAGCCGACCACAAAAACCTGACGGTAGGTGATGTGCAGGACTTCAGCCATTTTATGGGAGCAGTAATCAGTGAGACGGCTTTTGATAAGATAGCCGGTTATATAGACTACGCCAAAGAGAGTGATATGGCAGAAGTAATCGCCGGAGGGGAGTATGATAAGTCTAAAGGCTATTTTATACAGCCAACTATTATTGTAGCACATGACCCCAAATTTAAAACTATGGAAGAGGAAATCTTCGGACCTGTGCTTACCATTTATTTATACCAGGCTGAGCGCTTTGAAGAAACACTGGAACTTGTAGACCAGACTTCTCCTTATGCGCTTACCGGGGCAATCTTCTCTCAGGATAGAGCTGCCATTGAATTAGGCATGCGTAAACTTCGCCATGCTGCCGGAAACTTCTATATTAACGATAAGCCTACAGGAGCTGTAGTAGGCCAGCAGCCATTTGGAGGAGCTCGTGGCTCTGGCACCAATGATAAGGCTGGGGCTATGATCAACTTATTACGCTGGGTTTCTCCTCGTACTATTAAGGAGGCCTTTGTGCCGCCGGTAGATTACCGCTACCCTTATATGGGATAA
- a CDS encoding lipocalin family protein produces MKSLNVLLSLALCLAFLVSCSEEEDKIDPNASLIGSWNLIDMQGEGSSSVEYNGQETTSEFTVTGKDLALSTEFTEEPNNYTSSGSYTAMMKVSANGQTQETEIPMMPFILGGTWEQDGDKLIITTAGQETQEATIVELSEKVLKLKYDYEYDMSAGGMSTVYSIKGTYEFERK; encoded by the coding sequence ATGAAATCATTAAACGTACTTTTGTCCCTTGCTCTTTGCCTGGCCTTTTTAGTATCGTGCTCAGAAGAAGAGGACAAAATTGACCCTAATGCCAGTCTGATAGGTAGCTGGAACCTAATTGATATGCAAGGAGAGGGCTCCTCTTCTGTAGAATACAATGGACAGGAAACCACTTCTGAATTTACAGTTACAGGAAAGGATTTAGCTCTATCTACAGAGTTTACAGAAGAGCCAAACAATTATACTTCTAGCGGCTCTTATACTGCAATGATGAAAGTCTCTGCCAATGGTCAGACGCAGGAGACCGAAATACCCATGATGCCTTTTATTCTGGGCGGGACCTGGGAACAGGATGGCGACAAGCTGATTATCACTACTGCCGGGCAGGAGACGCAAGAGGCTACTATTGTAGAACTAAGCGAAAAAGTACTAAAGTTAAAGTATGACTATGAGTACGATATGTCTGCCGGAGGTATGTCTACGGTGTATAGCATTAAAGGAACTTATGAATTTGAAAGAAAATAG
- a CDS encoding REP-associated tyrosine transposase, with protein MPSRYIISDHQALYFVTFTTVEWIDALPRLAYKNVVVESLRYCTQEKGLIICAYVVMSNHIHLIISAQEGFNLSDILRDLKKFTSKRLIEAIIQNPQESRNRWMLWIFRSAGQRNSNNKYYQFWQQDNHPVELSNNQMMDQRLDYIHQNTVAAGLVYEVNIMSIVVLLIMQAVKDY; from the coding sequence ATGCCTTCCAGATATATCATCAGTGATCACCAGGCTTTATATTTTGTAACTTTCACCACGGTAGAATGGATAGATGCCCTACCTAGACTTGCTTATAAAAATGTTGTTGTAGAAAGTTTAAGATACTGCACTCAGGAAAAGGGTTTAATAATATGTGCTTATGTTGTTATGAGTAATCATATACATCTGATCATTTCTGCTCAGGAAGGGTTTAACCTATCTGACATATTGCGGGATTTGAAAAAGTTTACCAGTAAAAGACTAATTGAAGCTATTATCCAAAATCCGCAGGAAAGCCGTAACCGCTGGATGCTTTGGATCTTCCGATCTGCGGGTCAGCGTAATTCCAACAATAAATATTATCAATTCTGGCAACAGGATAATCACCCTGTTGAGCTATCAAACAATCAGATGATGGATCAAAGGTTAGATTATATTCATCAGAACACTGTAGCAGCAGGGCTGGTATATGAAGTCAACATTATGTCTATAGTAGTGCTATTGATTATGCAGGCGGTAAAGGATTATTAG
- a CDS encoding Gfo/Idh/MocA family protein encodes MHSKRRHFLKSSLAATALVLPDNIFGNSHAPAGRHIQEVKLAANTPESPKESIRFSVIGLNHGHIYGQVEALLGGGGELVAVYAKEADLLQNFVKRYPKVKIAQSIEEILEDESIQLVASAAIPVERAPLGIRVMQHGKDYMVDKPGIVNMEQFKEVKTVQKETQRIYSIMYSERLANPASVQAAKLVQSGAIGKVVQTIGLGPHRMRPHTRPEWFFDPDKAGGILCDIGSHQCDQFLFYTNSREAEVVTSQIGNFDNAKYPEFADFGDMQVRSPKATGYIRIDWFTPDGLDTWGDGRLTILGTEGYIECRKYIDIAGRKGGNHLFLVDQKETKYYDCTGLHMPYGEQLVSDVVNRTETAMTQDHCFLAAELAIQAQESAYRLQV; translated from the coding sequence ATGCATTCTAAACGACGTCACTTTCTTAAAAGCTCGCTGGCAGCAACTGCCTTAGTCTTACCAGATAACATCTTTGGCAACTCACACGCACCAGCTGGAAGACATATTCAGGAAGTAAAGCTCGCTGCCAATACACCTGAATCTCCTAAAGAGTCTATCCGTTTTTCTGTAATTGGACTAAACCACGGCCATATTTATGGGCAGGTAGAGGCCCTCTTAGGTGGCGGTGGCGAACTCGTAGCCGTTTATGCAAAAGAGGCTGATTTGCTGCAAAACTTTGTGAAGCGCTACCCCAAAGTAAAAATTGCTCAATCTATAGAAGAAATACTGGAAGATGAAAGCATACAGCTGGTAGCCAGTGCGGCTATTCCTGTAGAGCGTGCTCCTTTGGGGATACGAGTTATGCAGCATGGAAAAGACTATATGGTAGATAAGCCCGGCATAGTGAATATGGAGCAGTTTAAAGAGGTGAAGACAGTACAAAAGGAAACCCAGCGTATTTACTCCATAATGTATAGTGAGCGTCTGGCCAATCCTGCTTCTGTTCAGGCAGCTAAGCTGGTACAGTCAGGAGCTATAGGTAAGGTGGTGCAGACAATAGGTTTGGGACCACATCGTATGCGTCCACACACACGACCTGAGTGGTTTTTTGATCCAGACAAGGCCGGAGGAATCTTATGCGACATTGGCTCACATCAGTGTGATCAGTTTTTATTCTATACTAACTCCAGAGAAGCAGAAGTTGTAACTTCTCAAATTGGCAATTTTGACAATGCGAAATATCCTGAGTTCGCAGATTTTGGCGATATGCAAGTGCGCAGCCCCAAAGCTACTGGCTACATCCGGATAGATTGGTTTACACCCGATGGGCTGGATACCTGGGGAGATGGGCGGCTGACTATCCTTGGAACAGAAGGCTATATAGAGTGCCGTAAGTATATTGACATTGCCGGACGTAAAGGTGGAAACCATTTATTTCTGGTAGATCAGAAAGAAACTAAGTATTATGACTGTACTGGCCTGCATATGCCATACGGGGAGCAGCTGGTCAGTGATGTTGTTAATCGTACAGAAACAGCTATGACGCAAGACCATTGCTTTCTGGCTGCTGAATTAGCGATTCAGGCGCAGGAAAGTGCTTACCGCCTACAAGTCTGA
- a CDS encoding 6-bladed beta-propeller — translation MKTTIPNPRRSFLKGGAALAGGIFLRPDLNFYIQKSKPKLGKDVLGHNGFKYRVHQEWGNLNPSQTPVNNCHEMVMDSQGRLIMVTDETKNNIIIYDKSGKLLESWGSDYPGGHGLSIFDEGGEDRLLICDPNIGKVVKTDLKGKVLMTLQTPHELGVYEKDMPFKPTETTVAPNGDIYVADGYGSQYVIQYDAEGKYIRHFGGNGDEEGQFRTVHGVCIDQRNGAEPTLLCTSRAHNAFKRYSLDGKYMSTIFLPGAFVCRPVIDEDNIYSGVCWSRLKYLNQTPDSGFVTILDKNNKVVSNPAGTKPEYRNGELQLMVQETPLFNHCHDVCIDEDKNIYVCQWNANQTYPIKLERV, via the coding sequence ATGAAGACTACTATACCTAACCCTCGCCGTAGCTTTTTAAAAGGTGGCGCTGCCCTGGCTGGAGGCATATTTTTACGTCCTGATCTTAATTTTTATATACAAAAAAGCAAGCCAAAGCTGGGCAAAGATGTATTAGGTCATAATGGGTTTAAGTATCGGGTACACCAGGAGTGGGGTAACCTCAACCCTTCTCAAACACCCGTAAACAACTGCCATGAGATGGTAATGGACTCTCAGGGTCGCCTTATTATGGTAACGGATGAGACCAAGAATAATATCATTATCTACGATAAATCGGGTAAGCTGCTGGAAAGCTGGGGCTCCGACTACCCCGGTGGGCATGGCTTAAGCATCTTTGATGAAGGAGGAGAAGATCGCCTGCTTATCTGCGACCCTAACATTGGCAAAGTAGTAAAGACTGATCTTAAAGGAAAAGTACTTATGACTTTGCAGACACCTCATGAACTTGGTGTTTACGAAAAAGATATGCCCTTTAAACCTACAGAAACTACCGTAGCTCCTAATGGAGATATCTACGTAGCTGATGGATATGGTTCTCAGTACGTGATACAGTATGATGCTGAAGGAAAATACATTCGCCACTTTGGTGGTAACGGAGATGAAGAGGGGCAATTTAGAACGGTACATGGCGTATGTATAGACCAGCGTAATGGTGCAGAGCCTACCTTATTGTGTACTTCACGTGCACATAATGCCTTTAAACGTTATTCTCTGGATGGCAAGTATATGTCTACTATCTTTTTGCCGGGTGCGTTTGTTTGCCGTCCTGTAATAGACGAAGATAATATTTACTCTGGTGTATGCTGGTCAAGGTTAAAGTATCTCAACCAGACTCCCGATTCAGGCTTTGTTACTATTTTAGATAAAAACAACAAGGTAGTCTCCAACCCAGCGGGTACCAAGCCGGAGTATCGGAATGGTGAGCTACAACTTATGGTACAAGAGACGCCACTCTTTAACCACTGCCACGATGTATGCATAGACGAAGATAAAAATATCTACGTCTGCCAGTGGAATGCTAACCAAACCTATCCAATTAAGCTGGAAAGAGTATAA
- a CDS encoding DUF1501 domain-containing protein, translating to MDILSEHFHQMNRRHFLSRLSMGIGGAALGSLLGCSGSASQGPAANPLQGILDKLHIAPKAKRVIYLFQSGGPSQMDLFDYKPMLRKMHGQELPDSVRQGQRLTGMTAGQSSFPLASSLFEFKQRGQSGAWVSELMPHTAEIADELCFIKSMHTEAINHDPAITFFQTGSQQPGRPSIGSWMSYGLGSDNQNLPTFIVLLSRGAIRPQPIYSRLWGNGFLASLHQGVQFRSGSDPVLYLNNPDGINAGTRRKVLDYLAELNEMRLQDFGDPEIESRIAQYEMAYRMQTSVPDALDLSDEPDDVFKMYGESARKPGTYAANCLLARRLAERDVKFIQLYHLGWDQHDNLPHQISSQAQDTDQASAALIKDLKQRGLLEDTLVVWGGEFGRTNYSQGTLTPTNYGRDHHPRCFTIWMAGGGVKKGMTYGETDEFSYNIVKDPVHVHDFQATLLHLMGVDHEKLTFKHQGRRYRLTDVHGKVVNDIIA from the coding sequence ATGGATATACTAAGCGAACACTTCCATCAAATGAATCGCCGCCACTTCCTGTCCCGCCTCAGTATGGGCATAGGAGGTGCTGCCTTAGGTAGTCTGCTGGGTTGCTCTGGCTCTGCTTCGCAAGGCCCTGCTGCTAACCCTTTGCAAGGTATACTAGATAAACTGCATATTGCGCCTAAAGCTAAGCGAGTAATCTACCTTTTCCAGAGTGGAGGGCCTTCTCAGATGGATCTCTTTGACTACAAACCCATGCTCAGAAAGATGCATGGACAAGAACTACCCGACTCAGTACGACAGGGGCAGCGTCTTACAGGTATGACCGCCGGACAAAGCTCTTTCCCGTTAGCATCTTCACTCTTTGAGTTTAAACAAAGAGGGCAAAGCGGGGCCTGGGTGAGTGAGCTTATGCCTCATACAGCCGAGATAGCAGATGAGTTGTGCTTCATAAAGTCTATGCATACCGAAGCGATTAACCATGACCCGGCAATCACCTTCTTCCAGACTGGTTCGCAACAGCCTGGCCGCCCCAGTATTGGCTCCTGGATGAGCTATGGACTGGGTAGCGATAACCAGAACCTGCCTACCTTTATTGTACTGCTCTCTCGTGGAGCTATTCGCCCGCAGCCTATTTACTCTCGCCTTTGGGGCAATGGCTTTCTGGCCTCATTGCATCAGGGGGTTCAGTTCAGGTCGGGGAGCGATCCGGTGCTGTACCTCAACAATCCAGATGGTATTAACGCAGGTACCCGCCGTAAGGTACTAGACTACCTGGCAGAACTTAATGAGATGCGTTTGCAGGACTTCGGTGATCCTGAAATAGAATCGCGCATAGCTCAGTATGAAATGGCCTACCGTATGCAAACCTCTGTACCCGATGCGCTAGATCTCTCCGATGAGCCTGACGATGTTTTCAAGATGTATGGAGAGAGCGCTCGCAAGCCAGGAACCTATGCGGCCAACTGCCTGCTGGCACGACGACTGGCAGAACGTGATGTTAAATTTATTCAGCTCTATCACCTGGGCTGGGATCAGCACGATAACCTGCCTCACCAGATCAGCTCACAGGCACAGGATACGGATCAGGCATCTGCGGCACTCATCAAAGACCTGAAGCAGAGAGGCCTGCTGGAAGATACACTTGTGGTATGGGGAGGAGAGTTTGGTAGAACAAATTACTCTCAGGGTACGCTTACACCTACCAATTATGGCAGAGACCACCATCCACGCTGCTTTACCATCTGGATGGCTGGCGGAGGTGTCAAAAAAGGAATGACTTACGGAGAAACCGACGAGTTCTCCTACAATATTGTTAAAGATCCGGTACACGTACATGACTTTCAGGCTACGCTGCTCCACCTTATGGGGGTGGATCATGAGAAGCTTACCTTTAAGCATCAGGGCAGAAGGTACCGTCTCACAGATGTACATGGCAAAGTTGTAAATGATATTATAGCATAA